A region from the Thermoplasmatales archaeon genome encodes:
- a CDS encoding 3-ketoacyl-(acyl-carrier-protein) reductase encodes MEISERLFVITGGSSGLGAAVARNIHKNGGKVIIADLDQANGDVVAKETSGQFIKTDVTSEESVRNLFSQSTREKGAVYGLVNCAGIAIAEKVVGKNGVHSLQSFSRVIGINLIGTFNAIRIFAEYAVKNQPNADGERGVIINTSSIAAFEGQIGQAAYSASKGGIVGMTLPIARDLAGFGIRVVTIAPGIFDTPLLGKLPPEVRETLGKQVPFPSRLGRPEEFAALAVHIIENAMINGETIRLDGAIRMPPR; translated from the coding sequence ATGGAGATAAGTGAAAGACTGTTTGTAATCACAGGTGGATCCTCAGGTTTAGGTGCGGCGGTTGCACGCAACATCCATAAAAATGGAGGCAAGGTAATAATAGCTGACCTCGACCAGGCGAATGGTGATGTCGTTGCTAAGGAAACGAGCGGGCAATTCATCAAGACAGATGTAACAAGTGAAGAGAGCGTTAGAAACCTCTTTTCACAGTCTACGCGAGAAAAAGGGGCTGTGTATGGGTTAGTGAACTGCGCTGGCATTGCAATCGCCGAAAAGGTCGTGGGGAAGAATGGAGTCCACTCATTACAGAGTTTTTCAAGGGTTATAGGGATCAACTTAATAGGGACTTTCAATGCTATTCGTATATTCGCGGAATATGCTGTAAAAAACCAGCCCAATGCAGATGGCGAGAGAGGAGTAATAATCAATACTTCATCAATTGCTGCGTTTGAAGGACAGATAGGACAGGCTGCGTACTCTGCATCAAAAGGAGGGATTGTCGGGATGACTCTTCCCATTGCACGGGATCTTGCGGGATTCGGGATAAGAGTAGTGACTATCGCTCCCGGGATATTCGACACCCCACTATTGGGAAAATTGCCTCCTGAAGTGAGAGAGACACTGGGAAAACAGGTACCATTTCCTTCACGCCTGGGCAGGCCGGAAGAATTTGCAGCCCTTGCTGTTCATATAATCGAAAATGCAATGATCAATGGGGAAACTATAAGGCTCGACGGCGCAATAAGAATGCCGCCGCGCTGA
- a CDS encoding peptidyl-prolyl cis-trans isomerase A (rotamase A), producing MSLILLETNVGNIEIELFEENMPITAGNFRKLVENKFYDGTIFHRVIPDFMIQGGDPTGTGMGGPGYNIKDEFTKGNSNARGTISMANAGPNTGGSQFFINVVNNNYLDKKHPVFGKVTKGMEIVDAISKAKTDGNDKPQNKIFIKSARVL from the coding sequence ATGTCACTTATACTACTTGAGACTAACGTCGGAAACATAGAGATAGAACTCTTTGAGGAAAACATGCCAATTACTGCGGGTAACTTCAGGAAGCTCGTTGAAAACAAGTTCTATGATGGGACTATTTTTCACCGTGTCATACCGGACTTCATGATTCAGGGTGGAGACCCTACTGGAACAGGTATGGGCGGACCGGGGTACAATATAAAGGACGAGTTCACTAAGGGAAACAGTAATGCCCGAGGCACAATATCCATGGCAAATGCCGGACCAAATACTGGAGGAAGCCAGTTTTTTATAAACGTCGTCAACAACAATTACCTTGACAAGAAGCATCCTGTTTTCGGGAAAGTTACGAAGGGGATGGAGATCGTTGATGCCATCAGCAAGGCAAAAACTGATGGAAATGATAAACCGCAGAACAAAATTTTCATAAAGAGTGCCCGAGTACTTTAA
- a CDS encoding acetyl-CoA acetyltransferase, which translates to MVRGSKSSEAYVIDAKRTPIGKRNGKLKNKHPVDLLADLMKNVIGKNNIYDSLIDDILVGCVTQNGEQSTNIARNAWLSAGFSETVPATTIDRQCGSSLQAVTFASYGIMTGNYGLVLSGGVESMTRIPMYSNFRNDFSPLTQSLKDRYGINGGWFSQAAGAESIATKWGITREEMDRLGERSHRLAYKARPRTTKEIIPVKTRDDDGKEVTVSEDEGIRETVDLEKMGRLPPAFEGLKMITAGNSSQISDGASLAILASDSSVDEFGLKPRARIISTAAVGVDPITMLTGPIPVTKKVLEKAKMKIDDIDLFEVNEAFASVVLAWQKEFQVPAEKLNIHGGAIAIGHPLGATGTRILATMINALEHENLSRGLIAICEGGGMANGMIVERL; encoded by the coding sequence ATGGTAAGAGGCAGTAAATCAAGCGAGGCATATGTTATTGACGCCAAGAGGACACCGATAGGGAAGCGGAATGGAAAGCTGAAAAACAAGCATCCGGTTGATCTTCTGGCGGACTTAATGAAAAACGTGATAGGAAAGAATAATATCTATGATTCATTGATCGATGATATCCTGGTAGGCTGTGTTACACAAAACGGCGAGCAGTCAACCAACATAGCAAGAAACGCATGGTTATCAGCAGGATTCTCGGAGACGGTTCCAGCCACGACCATAGATCGCCAGTGCGGTTCAAGTCTTCAGGCAGTTACCTTTGCCAGCTATGGCATCATGACCGGAAATTATGGCCTTGTTCTATCCGGTGGAGTGGAATCAATGACAAGGATTCCAATGTACAGTAATTTCAGGAATGATTTTTCACCCCTTACTCAAAGCTTGAAAGATAGATATGGTATCAACGGGGGCTGGTTTAGCCAGGCTGCAGGTGCAGAGTCAATAGCCACGAAGTGGGGCATTACCAGGGAAGAAATGGACAGGCTCGGAGAGAGGAGCCACAGGCTAGCATACAAAGCGAGGCCACGAACTACAAAGGAGATCATACCTGTAAAGACCAGAGATGATGATGGAAAAGAGGTAACTGTAAGCGAGGATGAGGGGATCAGAGAAACGGTCGATCTGGAGAAAATGGGAAGGTTACCTCCCGCTTTCGAGGGCTTGAAGATGATAACAGCCGGGAACTCAAGCCAGATATCTGACGGAGCAAGTCTCGCCATACTGGCATCCGATTCATCAGTAGATGAATTTGGCCTAAAACCACGGGCAAGAATTATATCAACCGCTGCCGTCGGTGTTGATCCTATTACAATGCTAACCGGCCCTATACCTGTAACAAAGAAAGTACTTGAAAAAGCAAAAATGAAGATAGACGACATAGATCTCTTTGAGGTCAATGAAGCATTCGCATCAGTGGTGCTAGCCTGGCAGAAGGAGTTTCAGGTTCCAGCCGAAAAGCTCAATATACATGGTGGAGCAATTGCCATAGGACATCCTCTTGGTGCCACGGGAACAAGGATCCTGGCAACAATGATCAATGCTCTGGAACATGAAAACCTCAGCAGGGGACTGATAGCAATTTGTGAGGGTGGCGGGATGGCAAATGGGATGATAGTGGAAAGATTATGA